The following are encoded together in the Lathyrus oleraceus cultivar Zhongwan6 chromosome 3, CAAS_Psat_ZW6_1.0, whole genome shotgun sequence genome:
- the LOC127128378 gene encoding allene oxide cyclase, chloroplastic, translated as MSSLYKPPLPMLFPHTIYLQNNSSNQIPPSSTMATSTNVLSSFVNPTAIATTPKSFLTPPSSFTPFSSSNSSLVKSLKMNAVPKKSFTCKSQVSDHVNTENAQELSVYELNERDRGSPAYLRLSNKSVNTLGDLVPFSNKLYTGDLQKRIGISAGICILIQHNEERKGDRYEAIYSLHFGNYGHLAVQGPYLTYEDTYLAVTGGSGIFEGVSGQVKLHQIVFPFKILYTFYLKGIKPLPQELLGQHVEPHIGVEASAAAKALQPHAVIPGFNNN; from the exons ATGTCTTCGTTATATAAACCACCATTGCCTATGTTGTTTCCTCACACAATCTACTTACAAAACAATTCATCTAATCAAATTCCTCCATCATCAACAATGGCCACTTCAACCAACGTTTTGAGTTCCTTCGTTAACCCTACTGCTATCGCCACCACCCCAAAATCGTTTCTAACACCCCCATCTTCTTTCACACCTTTCTCTTCATCAAACTCATCTCTCGTAAAGAGCCTCAAGATGAACGCAGTCCCTAAGAAGTCCTTTACTTGCAAAAGTCAAGTTAGCGACCACGTCAACACCG AAAATGCTCAAGAATTGTCTGTGTATGAACTCAACGAGAGAGACCGTGGCAGCCCTGCTTATTTGAGATTAAGCAACAAGAGTGTTAACACTCTTGGTGATTTAGTTCCTTTCAGCAACAAA TTGTACACTGGTGACCTACAAAAGCGTATTGGAATATCAGCTGGAATATGCATATTGATTCAACACAATGAAGAAAGGAAAGGTGATAGATATGAAGCAATCTACAGTCTTCACTTTGGAAACTATGGTCACTTAGCAGTTCAAGGACCATACCTTACTTATGAGGACACATACCTAGCAGTGACTGGTGGTTCTGGAATATTTGAAGGTGTTAGTGGACAAGTGAAGTTGCATCAAATTGTTTTTCCGTTTAAGATTCTTTATACATTCTATTTGAAGGGTATTAAGCCTTTGCCTCAAGAGCTTCTTGGTCAACATGTTGAGCCTCATATTGGTGTTGAAGCTTCTGCTGCTGCTAAGGCTCTTCAGCCTCATGCTGTCATTCCTGGGTTTAATAATAACTAG